From the genome of Alosa sapidissima isolate fAloSap1 chromosome 14, fAloSap1.pri, whole genome shotgun sequence, one region includes:
- the usp8 gene encoding ubiquitin carboxyl-terminal hydrolase 8 → MPAVSTGAKELYLSTSLGELNKKAEFKPEKASTRHYVQSACKMFKAAEECRLDRDEEKAYVLYMRYLTVYDVIKKRPDFKQQQDYYLSMLGPSSFKKAIEEAEKLSESLKLRYEEVEVRKKLEEREKQEEKRRKEEKQEKDEGRSLSKGTTDSRKDNKKVKGEQNDSKIVPSKAAVPVGGITAEKLFHMMMDHSLSVIVMDARSLRDFEESQIQVPAQKCISVPEEAISPGITVNQIEVKLPEASKELWKRRGFVDYVVLLDWFSSAADLKLGTTLQSLKDALYKWDSTTILRSEPMVLEGGYENWLFFYPMYTTNAKVKPPRQQASSAIPQLNFSYPSLEEPKPPAAPEPQQPVQVNGRAADEALPLEPAAPEPSTVAPAVPDGPVPKVTETTKKVPLPQTGVTVKPTPQVDRSKKPSVRISDGSRPNNEPPTKDSQLPQNGPFVPDRSVKPAFESGGQLSEEERIQIHAEAAGVKDKARWELEQRRRAQEEEEAREEEERRRRQEQEEGERKTPEEEEEEEEEEKGRQERGRLERQRAEEDDQVGQERFRRGQRTQKGEGQLKSVSLDSPMPNNVVSEIKREPLTRARSEEMGRTVPGLPVGWMKFLDTVTGTYRYYHSPTNRVHLYPPEVSVPQTPPATPKQKPAKPPEAERDREQSKLKRSYSSPDITQDLQEEGQKKPTPTPTINRETKPITASTYAKVENSRPSAAKIRSLNPTFGGLGPALTGLRNLGNTCYMNSILQCLCNTPIMADYFNKNRYQDDINRANILGHKGEVAEEFGVIMKALWSGQYKCITPRDFKVTIGKINEQFSGYEQQDSQELLLFLMDGLHEDLNRADNRKRYKEEANDHLDDIKAAELAWSKHKLLNSSIIVSLFQGQFKSTVQCLTCHRKSRTFEAFMYLSLPLASSNKCSLQDCLKLFSKEERLTDANKVFCRHCKAHRDSTKKLEIWKVPPILLVHLKRFSYEGRWKQKLQTTVDFPLESLDLAQYVIGPKPSQKGYNLFGVSNHYGGLDGGHYTAYCRNNPKQRWCKFDDHEVSEMSTSSIRSSAAYILFYSSL, encoded by the exons ATGCCAGCTGTTTCAACAGGGGCGAAAGAGCTCTACCTGTCAACGTCTCTGGGTGAATTGAACAAGAAAGCAGAATTTAAGCCGGAGAAAGCCAGCACAAGACA ctATGTTCAGAGTGCCTGTAAGATGTTCAAAGCTGCCGAGGAGTGTCGCCTTGACAGAGATGAAGAAAAGGCCTATGTTCTGTACATGAGATACCTGACCGTTTATGATGTCATTAAGAAGAGACCCGACTTCAAACAGCAGCAG GATTATTACTTGTCAATGCTTGGGCCATCCAGCTTCAAAAAAGCCATTGAGGAAGCAGAGAAGTTATCAGAGAGTCTAAAACTCCG GTATGAAGAAGTTGAAGTACGTAAAAAActtgaggagagggagaaacaagAAGAGAAACGACGCAAAGAGGAAAAGCAGGAAAAGGACGAGGGACGGTCTTTATCAAAAGGGACAACTGACTCCCGCAAAGACAATAAGAAG GTGAAAGGAGAACAGAATGACTCAAAAATTGTACCATCAAAAG CTGCTGTGCCAGTGGGAGGGATCACAGCTGAGAAACTCTTCCACATGATGATGGACCACAGCCTCAGTGTCATCGTTATGGATGCGAGAAGCCTCAGGGACTTCGAAGAGTCGCAAATTCAAGTGCCGGCACAGAAGTGCATCAGTGTCCCAGAGGAGGCCATCTCCCCAGG GATAACTGTAAACCAGATCGAGGTGAAGCTTCCAGAGGCCTCAAAAGAGTTGTGGAAGCGTAGAGGTTTTGTGGATTATGTGGTTCTGCTAGACTGGTTCAGCTCTGCGGCAGACCTCAAGCTGGGGACCACACTGCAGAGTTTGAAAGATGCCCTTTACAAG TGGGACAGCACCACCATCCTCCGCAGTGAGCCCATGGTGTTGGAGGGAGGCTATGAGAACTGGCTGTTCTTCTACCCCATGTACACCACCAATGCTAAAGTTAAGCCCCCAAGACAGCAGGCCTCCAGTGCCATCCCACAAC TGAACTTCAGCTACCCCTCGCTGGAGGAGCCCAAGCCCCCGGCGGCCCCCGAGCCCCAGCAGCCAGTGCAGGTGAATGGGAGAGCGGCGGACGAGGCCCTCCCACTGGAGCCAGCAGCGCCAGAGCCCTCAACCGTGGCTCCCGCTGTCCCCGACGGACCTGTTCCTAAAGTGACCGAGACGACCAAGAAAGTTCCTCTGCCTCAGACTGGCGTAACAGTTAAACCGACCCCTCAG GTTGATCGCAGTAAAAAGCCCTCTGTCAGAATCTCGGATGGCTCAAGACCCAACAACGAACCACCGACTAAGGACTCTCAGCTGCCTCAGAATGGCCCGTTTGTGCCGGACCGCTCAGTGAAGCCGGCCTTCGAGTCCGGCGGCCAGCTGTCGGAGGAGGAGCGCATCCAGATCCACGCCGAGGCGGCGGGTGTGAAGGACAAGGCCCGCTGGGAGCTTGAGCAGCGCAGGAGagcccaggaggaggaggaggcacgcgaggaggaggagcggcGGAGgaggcaggagcaggaggaaggggagaggaagacacccgaggaagaggaggaggaggaggaggaggagaagggccGACAGGAGCGCGGCCGGCTGGAGCGGCAGAGAGCCGAGGAGGACGATCAGGTGGGACAGGAGAGGTTCAGACGAGGGCAGAGAACGCAGAAGGGAGAAGGGCAGCTGAAAAGTGTCTCGCTGGACTCGCCCATGCCCAACAACGTGGTCAGTGAGATCAAG CGGGAGCCCTTAACCAGAGCACGCAGTGAGGAGATGGGACGCACTGTTCCAGGCCTGCCAGTCGGGTGGATGAAG TTTCTAGACACAGTGACGGGTACGTACCGGTATTACCACTCCCCGACCAACCGGGTGCACTTGTACCCCCCGGAGGTGAGCGTGCCCCAGACGCCCCCGGCCACGCCGAAGCAGAAGCCGGCCAAGCCCCCCGAGGCGGAGCGGGACCGCGAGCAGTCCAAACTCAAGCGCTCCTACTCATCCCCTGACATCACCCAGGACCTGCAGGAGGAAGGCCAGAAGAAGCCCACCCCAACACCCACCATCAACAGAGAGACCAA GCCTATAACTGCTAGCACATATGCGAAGGTTGAAAATTCCAGACCGTCAGCAGCCAAGATCCGTAGTCTGAACCCCACATTTGGAGGTCTGGGACCAGCCCTGACTGGTCTGAGGAACCTGGGGAACACCTGCTACATGAACTCAATCCTACAGTGTCTGTGTAACACACCCATCATGGCTGACTACTTCAACAAGAACCGCTATCAGGATGACATTAACCG AGCCAACATCCTGGGTCACAAGGGCGAGGTAGCGGAGGAGTTTGGCGTGATCATGAAGGCTCTCTGGTCTGGCCAGTACAAGTGCATCACTCCACGCGACTTCAAGGTCACCATTGGCAAGATCAACGAGCAGTTCTCTGGCTACGAGCAGCAGGACTCCCAGGAGCTGCTGCTCTTTCTCATGGACGGCCTCCACGAGGACCTCAACAGA GCAGACAACCGCAAGCGCTACAAGGAGGAGGCCAACGACCACCTGGACGATATCAAGGCAGCCGAGCTGGCCTGGAGCAAGCACAAGCTTCTCAACTCCTCCATCATCGTGTCGCTCTTCCAGGGCCAGTTCAAGTCCACCGTCCAGTGCCTGACCTGCCACCGCAAGTCCCGCACCTTTGAGGCCTTCATGTACCTCTCCCTGCCCCTGGCCTCCTCCAACAAGTGCTCTCTGCAG GATTGCCTGAAGCTGTTCTCCAAGGAGGAGAGGCTGACTGACGCAAACAAAGTGTTCTGCAGACACTGTAAAGCCCATAGAGATTCTACTAAGAAGTTGGAGATCTGGAAGGTTCCACCCATCCTCCTGGTGCACTTGAAAAG gTTCTCATATGAGGGCAGATGGAAGCAGAAGCTGCAGACCACAGTGGACTTTCCCCTCGAGAGTCTGGACCTGGCGCAGTACGTCATCGGCCCCAAGCCCAGCCAGAAGGGATACAACCTGTTTGGCGTGTCT AACCACTATGGTGGGCTGGACGGCGGCCACTACACGGCCTACTGCAGGAACAACCCCAAACAGCGCTGGTGCAAGTTCGACGACCACGAGGTGTCGGAGATGTCCACCTCCTCCATCAGGTCCTCGGCCGCCTACATCCTCTTCTACTCCTCCCTGTGA
- the LOC121681260 gene encoding uncharacterized protein LOC121681260 codes for MSLKARVMRVREIAWAQEECPFFEPVDIASEGNGLCAPGLFKSRKVRPVARIKKSSMSLTQSSPKEFFLTLLERTAIEELCYKVNRTLDEDLTIYCQNTERLAEVHYFDFVMWIAIGLRIGLHTEACLGRPVRITPSIENWLEKLSGSFQNTLLCLCRRGEEEHWEILHTLREHVSRRFQETYTPGQQLLVKKFSLLVDGQVCPLNVAVLFELSTGYMCNFYLYSMPLLQRGSQASVLEQVLHHLLKPYVNKGYHVQLDSSAFMKGKLTQIFSGLGINLKVVNFGLNEPVSENECPPLVEQYSNLLQSHLQGWVGPAVLSNSGVTDMLFQGFWLTVHLTAINSFVMHSMPVMKTEGCMNLSEFVKVVASQLPMEYFLATPGTSEARNSTDWCCNSNARTWSSDSGRCLISPEELSSTSSGVSGARRQPGLCGLVNSGNSCYMNAVLQCLCSTVPLVEHLLSEQTKEDISRRSCEVAGAFVTCLETMWSGQMDTWCPSKVRGKMCGQHSLFSNNSQQDAQEFLLFLFNALHDDLVKNGGKLKRVSSTKQGKKTPNLATDSSIITNLFEGQLTYNTLCMHCDHQTHSNQIFTILSLPIPPDNYKCPLQDCLALFFQQSTLTKGDQMWCTQCGMRRDAAVLTTLSQPPEVLILHLKRFDCQGQTKRKLRTNVIFPLTNLDLSPYLSNSSSQHNNYSLYGVVNHTGDLDMGHYTACCRSSMTRRWHVFDDANVESLPDVVVQSPDAYILLYSREQYSRPRIPAARLHTR; via the exons ATGAGTTTGAAAGCAAGAGTGATGCGTGTCCGTGAGATTGCATGGGCTCAGGAGGAGTGTCCATTCTTTGAGCCAGTGGATATCgcctctgagggaaatggcttGTGTGCTCCTGGCCTTTTCAAATCAAGAAAGGTGAGGCCTGTTGCCAGAATCAAGAAAAGTTCCATGTCTCTGACTCAGAGCTCACCTAAGGAGTTCTTTTTGACACTGCTGGAAAGAACTGCGATAGAGGAGCTATGTTATAAGGTGAACAGAACCCTTGATGAGGACCTTACAATCTACTGTCAGAATACAGAGAGGTTGGCAGAAGTTCATTACTTTGACTTTGTCATGTGGATTGCCATTGGCCTCAGAATTGGGCTTCACACTGAAGCTTGCCTGGGTCGTCCTGTTCGGATCACGCCGTCCATAGAGAACTGGTTGGAGAAGTTGAGCGGTTCTTTCCAGAACACCCTGCTGTGTTTATGCAGACGCGGTGAGGAGGAGCACTGGGAGATTCTCCACACGCTCAGAGAGCACGTCTCACGTCGCTTCCAAGAAACATACACACCTGGCCAACAGCTGCTGGTGAAGAAGTTCAGCCTTTTGGTGGACGGTCAGGTTTGCCCCCTGAATGTGGCCGTGCTCTTTGAGCTCTCAACTGGCTATATGTGCAACTTCTACCTGTACTCCATGCCGCTGCTCCAGAGAGGCTCTCAGGCATCAGTATTGGAGCAAGTGCTTCACCATCTCCTCAAACCATACGTCAACAAGGGCTACCATGTGCAACTGGACAGTTCAGCCTTCATGAAGGGCAAGCTAACCCAGATATTCTCTGGCCTGGGAATAAATCTCAAGGTTGTGAACTTTGGCCTGAATGAGCCTGTGTCTGAGAACGAGTGCCCTCCATTGGTGGAGCAGTACTCAAATCTGCTGCAGTCTCATCTCCAGGGCTGGGTTGGCCCTGCGGTGCTAAGCAACTCGGGTGTCACAGACATGCTCTTCCAGGGCTTCTGGCTGACCGTGCATCTCACTGCCATCAACTCCTTTGTTATGCACTCAATGCCAGTTATGAAAACTGAGGGATGCATGAATTTGAGTGAGTTTGTTAAAGTCGTTGCCTCACAACTGCCCATGGAATACTTTCTAGCAACTCCAGGGACATCAGAAGCACGCAACTCAACAGACTGGTGTTGTAACTCAAATGCAAG AACTTGGTCTTCTGACAGCGGCCGCTGCCTGATCTCTCCAGAGGAGCTCAGCTCCACCAGCAGCGGTGTCTCTGGGGCCCGACGGCAGCCGGGCCTGTGCGGCCTGGTCAACTCGGGCAACTCCTGCTACATGAACGCTGTGCTGCAGTGCCTCTGCAGCACCGTGCCTCTGGTGGAACACCTCCTCAGCGAGCAGACCAAGGAGGACATATCCAG GAGGTCCTGTGAGGTGGCAGGGGCCTTTGTCACTTGCCTGGAGACAATGTGGTCAGGACAAATGGACACTTGGTGCCCTTCCAAAGTGAGAGGGAAAATGTGTGGCCAGCACTCTCTATTTAGCAACAACTCTCAGCAAGATGCCCAGGagtttcttctcttcctcttcaacGCCCTCCATGACGACCTCGTCAAG AATGGAGGCAAACTAAAGAGGGTCTCCAGCACTAAACAGGGCAAGAAGACCCCTAACCTTGCCACTGACTCGTCCATCATCACAAACCTCTTTGAAGGCCAGCTCACCTACAACACTCTCTGTATGCACTGTGACCATCAGACGCACAGCAACCAGATCTTCACCATCCTgtccctgcccatcccacccgaCAACTACAAGTGTCCACTGCAG GACTGCCTGGCTCTGTTCTTCCAGCAGAGCACTCTGACCAAAGGAGACCAGATGTGGTGCACCCAGTGTGGGATGAGGCGCGACGCGGCTGTCCTCACCACGCTGTCTCAACCCCCAGAGGTTCTCATACTTCATCTGAAACG gtttGATTGTCAGGGACAAACCAAAAGGAAGCTTAgaacaaatgtaattttcccTTTGACAAATTTGGATCTTTCTCCTTATCTAAGCAATTCATCATCTCAACACAATAATTATTCATTATATGGTGTGGTG AACCACACCGGCGACTTGGACATGGGCCACTACACCGCATGCTGCCGCAGCAGCATGACCAGGAGATGGCACGTGTTTGATGATGCCAATGTGGAGAGCCTCCCAGATGTTGTTGTTCAGTCCCCAGACGCGTACATCCTTCTCTACTCACGAGAACAATATAGTAGACCCCGTATTCCAGCGGCGCGCCTTCACACACGTTAG